A region of the Candidatus Bathyarchaeota archaeon genome:
ATTTTTTACAGCAGGATGTATAAATAAAACTTCAGCTACAAGATATGGTTGAAGATTTATGAGCGAAGAAAATGAAGAGAATGATAAGGAAATTATAATAAAACTTGCGAAAACATTAGTTAAGTTAGATGAATCTTCAGAGGAGAATATAGAGGAGGAAAGAAAATGCAGTTGTGGAAATACAGTTTCAACAAACGCTAAATACTGCGATAAATGCGGACGAAAATTAACTTTAAAAGAAAAACCGAAAGTTATAATTAAGAAAATTCAATTAATATAAAATTGCTTCTTTACCCATTTTCTAATCTATAGTTTATATGAAAGCTTCAAATTATATTGAAGAAAAAGGTGCTTTTAAAATGAGCGAGAAAACTTTGCTTGAAGAGAGAATAACTTTAGCTCATGGCGCTGGCGGAATAATCATGCAAAAATTGATTAAAGATTATATTGTAAAGCATTTTGGCGGTAGTAAAGCTGAAGTCCCTTTAGAAGCTTTAGATGACGCTTCAGTTATAGATGGAATAGTTCTTAAATCAGATTCTCACACAGTTAAACCATTATTTTTTCCAGGAGGCGATATAGGAAAACTATCTGTCTCCGGTACTGTAAATGATATCGCAGTTATGGGGGCTGAGCCAATAGCTTTAACTTCAGCTTTCATAATTGAAGAAGGCTTTCCCATTTCAGATTTTGAAAAAATAATTAAAAGCATGAAAAACACTTGTGAGGAGGCTGGAGTTTACATTATAACTGGTGATACGAAAGTTATGGAGAAAGGTGCTTTAGAAAAATTTGTTATAAATACTTCTGGTATAGGACGAAGAAGCGAAGCTTTAGAAAAAAATATTAATGAAGTAAAAAAATATAGGAAAAACTTTAATTCTAGATGGCTTGTAGACTCTAATATTGGGGATGGCGATAAAATAATAGTTTCTGGAACAATAGGCGATCAT
Encoded here:
- the hypE gene encoding hydrogenase expression/formation protein HypE, which gives rise to MSEKTLLEERITLAHGAGGIIMQKLIKDYIVKHFGGSKAEVPLEALDDASVIDGIVLKSDSHTVKPLFFPGGDIGKLSVSGTVNDIAVMGAEPIALTSAFIIEEGFPISDFEKIIKSMKNTCEEAGVYIITGDTKVMEKGALEKFVINTSGIGRRSEALEKNINEVKKYRKNFNSRWLVDSNIGDGDKIIVSGTIGDHGVALLSYREGYGFESEVKSDATPLNKMIKKLLEVGGITKMKDPTRGGVSNALNEWSEKSKIGILIHEDKIPIKESVKSACEMLGIDPLEVGNEGKIIIAVVPEKAEEVLNELKRNSQGKEAEIIGEATKKFNGVVLETSIGGKRIVPPPLGDPVPRIC